From Solea senegalensis isolate Sse05_10M linkage group LG19, IFAPA_SoseM_1, whole genome shotgun sequence, the proteins below share one genomic window:
- the luc7l3 gene encoding luc7-like protein 3: MLSAAQLLDELMGRDRNLAPNEKRSNVRWDDESVCRYYLCGFCPAELFTNTRSDLGPCEKIHDENLRKVYEKSSRFMKEGYERDFLRYLQSLLAEVERRIRRGHARLALSQAQQNAGGPGPSGKNENEKSLVLTDKIEDLVVQIEELGSEGRVEEAQGMMKLVEQLKEERELLSSTPSTIESFAAQEKQMEVCEVCGAFLIVGDAQSRVDDHLMGKQHMGYAKIKSTVEELKEKLRRRSEEPPGETPAVKKDREDREREREEREKKRKEEEEKEKEREKEREKERERERERERERDRERDRDRDRERDRRARRSHSNSRHSSRASDRKRSRSRDRRRSRSRDKDRERKRSRSRDRDRERRRSRERSDRKRRSRSRERRRSRSSERKSHRHRSHSKDRDREKERDKDKERSSKDKDRKTTEERSSSKKDKRSDGDAAAINLSSEAEPMESEAAASASSPLLNGQQELFHSEGDTQSN; encoded by the exons ATGCTCTCAGCAGCCCAGTTACTCGATGAGTTAATGGGCAGAGATAGAAACTTGGCCCCTAACGAGAAGCGATCAAACGTGCGATGGGACGATGAAAGC GTTTGTCGATACTACCTGTGTGGGTTCTGTCCAGCAGAGCTTTTCACAAACACCCGCTCGGACTTGG GTCCCTGTGAGAAAATCCATGATGAAAATCTCCGAAAAGT GTATGAAAAGAGCTCTCGGTTCATGAAGGAGGGTTATGAGAGAGACTTCCTGCGCTATCTTCAGTCTCTCCTGGCAGAGGTGGAACGACGGATTCGTAGAGGGCATGCTCGACTTGCTCTTTCCCAGGCTCAACAGAATGCAGGG GGTCCTGGTCCATCAGGAAAGAATGAGAATGAGAAAAGTCTGGTTTTGACAGATAAGATTGAAGACTTGGTTGTACAG ATTGAAGAGCTGGGATCAGAAGGCAGAGTGGAGGAAGCCCAGGGAATGATGAAGCTGGTTGAGCAGCTAAAAGAAGAGAGGGAACTGCTTAGCTCCACACCCTCA acCATTGAGAGCTTTGCAGCCCAGGAGAAACAGATGgaggtgtgtgaggtgtgtggtGCCTTCCTCATTGTGGGCGATGCACAGTCCCGAGTGGATGACCACTTGATGGGAAAGCAGCATATGGGCTATGCCAAGATCAAATCTACCGTAGAGGAGCTCAAG GAGAAACTGCGTCGCCGCTCAGAAGAACCCCCGGGTGAAACCCCTGCAGTCAAAAAGGATAGAGAAGATCGTGAGCGCgagagggaggaaagagagaaaaagcgcaaagaggaggaagaaaaggagaaggagcgagagaaagagcgggagaaggagagggaacgagagagagagagggagcgtgAGAGGGACCGAGAACGTGACCGAGAtagagacagggagagggacAGGAGGGCTCGCCGCAGCCACTCTAACAGCCGCCACTCCAGTCGAGCTTCTGACAGGAAAAGGAGCAGATCCCGTGATCGCCGGAGGTCCAGGAGTAGAGACAAGGACAGGGAACGCAAACGCAGCAG GAGTCGGGATagagacagggagaggagaCGCAGCCGTGAGCGCTCTGACAGAAAACGCCGCTCCCGGAGTCGTGAAAGGAGGAGGTCGCGCAGCTCAGAGCGCAAATCTCACCGCCATCGCAGCCACAGCaaggacagggacagagagaaggaaagagacaAGGACAAAGAGCGGTCATCAAAAGACAAAG ACCGTAAGACGACAGAGGAAAGGAGCAGCTCTAAGAAAGACAAACGCTCTGACGGTGATGCCGCTGCCATCAATCTTTCATCCGAAGCGGAACCGATGGAGTCGGAGGCGGCCGCCTCTGCCTCCTCCCCGCTGCTCAATGGCCAGCAAGAACTCTTCCATTCTGAAGGTGACACTCAGTCCAATTAA
- the wfikkn2a gene encoding WAP, Kazal, immunoglobulin, Kunitz and NTR domain-containing protein 2: protein MWWMLFPRWIWFLVGHCYILLLYMDRRRVSAMPMPMSVAKVVYSHAGLCPNELNPNLWVDAMSTCMRECESDQDCESFEKCCPNVCGNKSCVAARYIDIKGNRGPIGMPKGATCDKFMCSQQGSECDIWDSQPVCKCRDRCEREPHFTCASDGMTYYNKCYMDAEACSKGISISEVTCRYHLTWPNTSPIPAETTAHPTTARQTTLPADIQLPMIHSGTSEQAVFVGETASFLCEVSGKPRPQVTWEKQLKGKENTIMRPNHVRGNTVVTNIGQLVIYNAQLQDAGIYTCTAKNVGGSVSSHFPLAVIKREMKGKSAEGNSTNLPFPAEECLKSPDTDDCGDESMSWYYEPKRNNCFTFTYSQCNKNRNHFDTYEACMLSCGGELAAPCSLPSIQGPCKAYEPRWAYSNSLKKCQSFVYGGCGANENNFESKEACEEMCPFPKNHNCKMCKPRGKMVSSFCKSDFVILGRVTELTEEQESGHALVTVEEILKDEKMGLKFFGKEPLEVTLLNMDWNCPCPNITVTKGQLIIMGDVQNGMAILQPDSFVGASSTRRIRKLREFIHKKTCDFL from the exons ATGTGGTGGATGCTGTTCCCCCGCTGGATCTGGTTTCTCGTGGGACACTGTTATATTTTACTCCTCTACATGGACAGACGCCGTGTCAGCGCGATGCCGATGCCGATGTCGGTGGCAAAAGTGGTGTACTCTCACGCAGGTCTGTGCCCGAACGAACTGAACCCCAACCTGTGGGTGGATGCGATGAGCACCTGTATGCGCGAGTGTGAATCTGACCAG GACTGTGAGTCGTTCGAGAAGTGCTGCCCTAATGTGTGTGGCAACAAGAGCTGTGTGGCCGCGCGTTATATTGACATCAAGGGCAACAGGGGACCCATTGGAATGCCAAAGGGTGCCACCTGCGACAAGTTCATGTGCTCCCAGCAGGGGTCCGAGTGTGACATCTGGGACAGTCAGCCTGTCTGTAAGTGCCGTGATCGCTGTGAGAGGGAGCCCCACTTCACGTGTGCATCTGATGGCATGACATATTATAACAAGTGCTACATGGATGCTGAGGCTTGTTCCAAGGGTATCTCTATCTCTGAGGTCACCTGCAG GTATCACCTGACCTGGCCAAACACCAGCCCAATCCCTGCAGAGACCACCGCACACCCCACCACTGCCCGACAGACCACCCTCCCAGCTGACATCCAACTACCCATGATACACAGCGGCACCAGCGAACAAGCTGTTTTTGTTGGAGAGACAGCTAGTTTCCTGTGCGAGGTGTCGGGGAAGCCTCGTCCGCAAGTTACCTGGGAGAAACAGCTGAAGGGCAAAGAGAACACCATAATGAGACCTAATCATGTACGTGGGAACACTGTGGTGACTAACATTGGCCAGCTGGTCATATATAATGCACAACTTCAGGACGCCGGCATTTATACATGCACTGCCAAGAATGTTGGGGGAAGCGTGTCATCACACTTCCCCTTGGCAGTGATCAAGAGGGAAATGAAAGGTAAGAGCGCAGAAGGGAATAGTACCAACCTGCCTTTCCCAGCTGAAGAGTGCCTCAAGAGCCCAGACACGGATGACTGTGGTGACGAGAGCATGAGCTGGTACTACGAACCAAAAAGGAACAATTGCTTCACCTTCACCTACAGCCAGTGCAATAAAAACCGCAACCATTTCGACACCTATGAAGCCTGCATGCTGTCATGTGGAGGAGAGCTCGCAGCTCCCTGTAGCCTACCAAGCATCCAAGGGCCTTGCAAGGCGTATGAGCCTCGCTGGGCGTACAGCAACAGCCTCAAGAAGTGCCAGTCTTTTGTCTACGGAGGCTGCGGCGCCAACGAGAACAACTTTGAATCCAAAGAGGCCTGTGAAGAGATGTGTCCTTTTCCAAAGAATCACAACTGCAAGATGTGTAAACCCCGGGGCAAGATGGTCAGCAGTTTCTGCAAGAGTGACTTTGTGATCCTGGGGCGTGTGACTGAACTGACAGAGGAGCAAGAGTCAGGCCATGCGCTGGTGACAGTGGAGGAGATCTTGAAGGATGAGAAGATGGGTCTGAAGTTCTTTGGCAAGGAACCGCTGGAGGTGACTCTTCTGAACATGGACTGGAACTGTCCCTGTCCCAACATCACTGTCACCAAAGGGCAGCTCATCATTATGGGAGATGTTCAAAATGGGATGGCCATACTGCAGCCTGACAGCTTTGTAGGCGCCTCCAGCACTCGCAGAATCAGGAAGTTACGTGAGTTTATCCACAAGAAAACCTGTGATTTTCTTTAA
- the ankrd40 gene encoding ankyrin repeat domain-containing protein 40 has product MSTSSLDKELQERLREASAIGDIDEVRTLVESGVNVNSQNEINGWTCLHWACKRNHKHIVSYLLSCGADKEILTAKDELASQLTSKPEIKRLLGVEVEEVPEVKEPQLPIIPNYLSNPPFIYSKMNNKSEVLAQQVTQNGSGEHVEDIQSDSGSASPTHEPQISQSLVSDCPTLPTNTAPLSQAPTGDFIPVTEQNGMSPTSASPHNHAVVNCTVPMDLSVEPHLVNHADYPHTVAHNGTICSPPLASPSLASNSGNQVPAPVANTNPTMSRQQSIPQQLSYSQASGTMPAFQPFFFTSTFPVNVQELVLKVRIQNPNARENDFIEIELDRQELTYRSLLRVCCRELDISAEHVEKIRKLPNTMLRKDKDVARLQDFQELEVVLEKAEGLSLFSGTGGLTDRPCYNMKASRLTY; this is encoded by the exons ATGTCTACGAGTTCGTTGGATAAAGAATTGCAGGAGCGACTGAGAGAGGCGTCTGCCATTGGGGACATCGACGAAGTGCGGACACTGGTGGAGAGCGGTGTAAATGTTAACTCACAGAACGAGATTAATGGATG GACATGTCTACACTGGGCATGTAAGAGGAACCATAAGCACATAGTGTCCTACTTGCTCAGTTGTGGAGCTGACAAAGAAATCCTCACGGCTAAGGATGAGCTGGCTTCACAACTCACATCCAAACCAGAGATCAAACGACTGTTAGGAG TTGAGGTGGAGGAAGTGCCTGAAGTCAAAGAGCCCCAATTGCCAATCATTCCCAACTACCTGTCTAACCCACCCTTCATCTACTCCAAGATGAACAACAAGTCTGAGGTCTTAGCACAGCAAGTTACACAGAATGGTTCTGGAGAACATGTGGAGGACATACAGAGTGATTCAGGCTCTGCTTCTCCAACCCATGAGCCTCAGATATCACAGAGCCTAGTCTCTGACTGTCCCACACTCCCCACAAACACTGCTCCTCTCAGCCAAGCCCCGACTGGGGACTTCATTCCTGTGACTGAGCAAAACGGCATGTCACCCACTTCAGCCTCGCCCCACAACCATGCTGTTGTTAACTGCACAGTGCCCATGGACCTATCAGTTGAACCACACCTTGTCAACCATGCTGACTACCCACATACAGTGGCACACAATGGCACCATTTGCTCACCTCCACTGGCCTCACCCAGCTTGGCCAGCAACAGTGGGAACCAGGTCCCAGCTCCAGTGGCCAACACTAATCCAACCATGAGCAGACAGCAGTCGATTCCACAACAACTGAGCTACAGCCAGGCCAGTGGGACCATGCCAGCCTTCCAGCCTTTCTTCTTCACCAGCACCTTCCCTGTCAATGTGCAAG AGTTGGTGCTCAAGGTGCGTATCCAGAACCCAAATGCACGGGAGAACGACTTCATTGAGATAGAGCTGGACCGCCAGGAGCTCACCTACCGCTCCCTTCTGAGGGTCTGTTGTCGTGAGTTGGATATCAGTGCTGAGCATGTGGAGAAGATCCGCAAGCTGCCAAACACAATGTTAAGAAAG GACAAAGACGTGGCTCGGCTGCAGGACTTTCAGGAGCTCGAGGTTGTGTTGGAGAAAGCAGAAGgcctttctcttttctctgggACCGGGGGCTTAACAGACAGACCCTGCTACAACATGAAGGCCTCCCGCCTCACCTACTAG